Proteins encoded together in one Terriglobus saanensis SP1PR4 window:
- a CDS encoding RNA polymerase sigma factor has product MQDSISANPQASCSPEELVARRRTLADLAMKERSYFLRVATSILHHEADAEDTLHAAFCSAWKAVERFREDAAMKTWLTRIVANAAFYELRKRRNRHLFFMEDEAESVALAEVEASLLRENPEEVSIRRAQVALVKKHLAKLPEETRQILTLHFFGDESIEEIARLRSKSHRAVASHLQRGKKLLRKSVQRMPAYMIERQQKFAQQHQLS; this is encoded by the coding sequence ATGCAAGACTCTATTTCAGCCAATCCTCAGGCTTCCTGCAGCCCGGAAGAACTCGTTGCACGACGCCGTACTCTCGCGGATTTAGCAATGAAGGAGCGCTCCTACTTCCTTCGCGTCGCCACATCCATCCTGCATCACGAAGCGGACGCAGAAGACACTCTGCACGCGGCTTTCTGCTCGGCGTGGAAGGCCGTCGAGCGCTTCCGCGAAGATGCGGCGATGAAGACGTGGCTCACGCGCATTGTCGCCAATGCCGCTTTTTACGAACTGCGCAAACGGCGTAACAGGCACCTTTTCTTCATGGAAGATGAGGCCGAATCCGTAGCATTGGCAGAAGTCGAAGCCAGCCTGCTCAGGGAAAATCCCGAAGAGGTAAGTATCCGGAGAGCGCAGGTCGCACTTGTGAAGAAACATCTCGCAAAACTGCCCGAAGAGACGCGTCAGATCCTAACGCTTCACTTCTTTGGAGACGAATCCATTGAGGAGATTGCAAGGCTACGCAGCAAGTCCCATCGCGCCGTCGCTTCGCATCTGCAACGCGGGAAAAAGCTTCTGAGGAAGAGCGTGCAAAGAATGCCCGCTTACATGATCGAGCGCCAACAAAAGTTCGCACAACAGCACCAACTCTCGTAG
- a CDS encoding sodium:solute symporter family transporter: protein MLPARLHPFDLALVALYLIGITLFGLRFRSSDKSLKNYFLADRSAPWWAIALSIVSAETSTLTIVSIPGLAFGGNFGFLQLAMGYMLGRIVLCIVFLPRYFEGNLLTAYQLIDRRFGSTLHKVTAGLFLIVRAAAEGVRVFAISIVVSLAIGAGDILSIGIISALTLIYTFEGGMAAVIWTDVVQMGLYLFGTIVAIITLGTHVQGGWTTIHAVAGAAGKFQIFDFAWSLSRTYTFWAGILGGTFLTMASHGTDQLMVQRLLAAKNLRESRLALLSSGAIIFVQFTLFLLIGAGLFVFYGQHPQAFSTADKIFPTFIVQQMPTGIAGLLVAAILAAAMSNLSAALNSLSSTTVVDFYLHLHPNATEQQRTMISRASTFMWALILFGIAVYSVFVGGKGHVVETGLSIASVAYGSLLGVFLLGTLTQYATQTGAIVGMIFGFALNLALWLQTAPVQLGSFILPKVAYPWFVLIGSIVTFAIGSLVSVFTKQSKSKAIIVIAFGIIAFQSRTMHAFVSEPTASYDFSEIDTLFTTAITEHKLPGAVFILSTNGHIAYHRAYGNRQTEPTVEPMTEETVFDMASLTKCLATATSMMQLYERGKFQLDDPVAKYLPDFAVNGKEAITIRQILTHHSGLAPDVPLKDPWGLAAPDRAEGIRLALTSVPAGPAGRKFVYSDINYIVAGLLVEKFSGQREDEYVVEHIYRPLGMTHTRYLPYDKVCGRNTKIGAAVVYNPNGPLAKCIGEPWPGGLIANIAPTTHDDEGNAQTNPHFNQITRGTVHDPTTRRMGGVAGHAGIFSTAGDIAIYTQALLDRLAGRPSNFPLKTETLRIMCEPAQPTGSRNLRGIGWDIDTPFSRPRGSLFPVGSFGHTGFTGTTLWMDPRTDTFYVLLSNAVHPRVSQPITPLRGAIATAAAKALGLYSETSSEDGGVLKKIAGTTGDQAPKPAHATGPVVTTGLDELESRRFTQLIALAKEHDDHLNMGLLTNGTGLDATGKRNIDVLLTQAPTKIKLTMLFSPEHGISGMEDREGIGSTKDAASHLPIFSLYGEKAADRHPKHEQLKDLDAVLIDLQDAGVRFYTYKTVLGYFLEAAAEEKKLGHRLDIVILDRPALASAVQVAGPMLDPGKESYTAYMVEPVQHGMTFGEMANFINGEKHLDVPVTVVRMANYQRGLWYDATGIPWVRPSPNLVSVEASATYPGVELLQYSNFSVGRGTPTPFLIVGSPLIPTDEAAQKLADALNARHISGVQFEPISFTPTAPYPGAGKLCHGVHITVTDRSRIDAPELGIELISVIHSQFPIAFKTDRLGRIGGNQATQDAIMADTDPRKIAAMWEDDLFAYRQIRAKYLLYGFLPSGK, encoded by the coding sequence TACCAGTTGATCGACCGCCGCTTCGGCAGCACGCTGCACAAGGTGACTGCGGGCCTCTTCCTGATCGTCCGCGCGGCAGCGGAAGGTGTCCGTGTCTTCGCCATCTCCATCGTCGTCTCGCTCGCCATCGGAGCAGGAGACATTCTTTCCATCGGCATCATCTCCGCGCTCACGCTGATTTATACCTTCGAAGGCGGAATGGCTGCCGTCATCTGGACCGACGTCGTACAGATGGGCCTGTACCTCTTCGGCACCATCGTCGCCATCATCACGCTTGGAACCCACGTCCAGGGCGGATGGACAACCATCCACGCCGTCGCCGGAGCCGCAGGCAAGTTCCAGATCTTCGACTTTGCCTGGTCGCTTAGCAGGACCTATACCTTCTGGGCAGGCATCCTCGGCGGAACGTTCCTCACGATGGCCTCCCACGGAACCGATCAACTCATGGTGCAGCGCCTGCTCGCCGCGAAGAACCTCCGCGAATCCCGCCTCGCCCTGCTCTCCTCCGGCGCGATCATCTTCGTACAGTTCACGCTCTTCCTGCTGATCGGCGCAGGCCTCTTCGTCTTCTACGGCCAGCATCCGCAGGCCTTCTCCACCGCGGACAAGATCTTTCCCACCTTCATCGTGCAGCAGATGCCCACAGGTATCGCAGGCCTTCTCGTCGCAGCGATTCTGGCCGCCGCTATGAGCAATCTCTCCGCCGCGCTCAACTCACTCTCCTCCACCACGGTCGTGGACTTCTATCTTCATCTCCACCCCAACGCGACAGAGCAGCAGCGCACGATGATCTCCCGCGCCAGCACCTTCATGTGGGCGCTCATCCTCTTCGGCATCGCCGTCTACTCCGTCTTCGTCGGAGGCAAGGGCCACGTCGTGGAAACCGGCCTCTCCATCGCCTCCGTCGCCTACGGTTCGCTGCTCGGCGTCTTCCTTCTCGGCACACTTACGCAATACGCAACGCAAACAGGAGCCATCGTCGGCATGATCTTTGGATTCGCTCTCAATCTCGCCCTCTGGCTCCAGACCGCTCCTGTCCAACTTGGCAGCTTCATTTTGCCCAAGGTCGCTTATCCCTGGTTCGTCCTCATCGGCTCCATCGTCACCTTTGCCATTGGCTCACTGGTGAGCGTGTTCACAAAACAGTCGAAATCAAAGGCGATCATCGTGATTGCATTCGGCATCATCGCGTTCCAATCCCGCACAATGCACGCGTTCGTATCAGAGCCGACGGCGTCCTATGATTTCAGCGAAATCGACACGCTCTTCACCACTGCGATCACCGAACACAAACTCCCCGGCGCAGTCTTCATCCTTAGCACCAATGGTCATATCGCCTACCATCGCGCCTACGGAAACCGTCAGACTGAACCCACCGTAGAACCTATGACTGAAGAGACCGTCTTCGACATGGCTTCTCTGACGAAATGCCTCGCCACCGCGACCTCGATGATGCAGCTCTATGAACGGGGCAAGTTCCAGCTCGACGATCCCGTCGCCAAGTATCTGCCCGACTTTGCCGTCAATGGCAAAGAGGCCATAACGATCCGCCAGATCCTCACGCATCACTCCGGCCTTGCGCCAGACGTCCCGCTCAAAGACCCCTGGGGCCTCGCCGCTCCCGACCGCGCCGAGGGCATTCGCCTCGCCCTCACCTCCGTCCCCGCAGGTCCAGCAGGCCGAAAATTCGTCTACTCCGACATCAACTACATCGTCGCGGGCCTTCTCGTAGAAAAGTTTTCCGGCCAGCGCGAAGACGAGTACGTTGTCGAACACATCTATCGCCCGCTCGGCATGACACACACACGCTACCTGCCCTATGACAAGGTCTGTGGACGCAACACGAAGATCGGCGCAGCCGTCGTCTACAACCCCAACGGCCCGCTCGCCAAGTGCATCGGTGAACCCTGGCCCGGCGGTCTCATTGCCAACATCGCGCCCACCACGCACGACGACGAAGGCAACGCCCAGACCAACCCGCACTTCAACCAGATCACGCGCGGCACCGTGCACGATCCCACCACGCGTCGCATGGGAGGAGTCGCAGGACACGCCGGCATCTTCTCCACCGCCGGCGACATAGCGATCTACACGCAGGCTCTCCTCGACCGCCTCGCAGGCCGCCCCTCCAACTTTCCCCTCAAGACCGAAACCCTCCGCATCATGTGCGAGCCAGCGCAGCCGACCGGCAGCAGGAACCTCCGTGGCATCGGCTGGGACATCGACACGCCCTTCTCCCGCCCACGAGGCAGCCTCTTTCCTGTCGGCAGCTTCGGCCACACCGGCTTCACCGGCACCACGCTCTGGATGGATCCGCGCACGGACACCTTCTACGTCCTGCTGAGCAACGCCGTCCATCCCCGCGTCTCGCAGCCCATCACACCTCTGCGTGGAGCCATCGCCACCGCCGCAGCAAAAGCCCTCGGCCTCTATTCCGAGACATCCTCGGAAGACGGAGGAGTTCTCAAGAAAATCGCCGGTACAACCGGAGATCAGGCTCCAAAACCAGCACACGCTACCGGCCCCGTCGTTACCACCGGCCTCGACGAGCTCGAATCCCGTCGCTTCACCCAACTCATCGCGCTCGCTAAAGAACACGACGACCATCTCAACATGGGCCTCCTCACCAACGGCACCGGCCTCGACGCTACAGGCAAACGCAACATCGACGTTCTCCTGACGCAGGCTCCGACGAAGATCAAGCTGACGATGCTCTTCTCTCCAGAACACGGTATCTCCGGCATGGAAGACCGGGAAGGCATCGGCTCCACCAAAGATGCCGCCAGCCATCTGCCTATCTTCTCCCTCTACGGCGAAAAGGCTGCGGACCGTCACCCCAAACACGAGCAACTCAAAGACCTCGACGCTGTCCTCATCGACCTGCAGGACGCGGGCGTCCGCTTCTACACCTACAAGACAGTCCTGGGATATTTCCTCGAAGCTGCTGCCGAAGAGAAGAAGCTCGGCCACCGTCTCGACATCGTGATCCTCGACCGTCCCGCTCTCGCCTCTGCCGTACAGGTCGCGGGTCCCATGCTTGATCCGGGCAAAGAGTCCTACACCGCCTACATGGTGGAACCCGTGCAGCACGGCATGACCTTCGGCGAGATGGCGAACTTCATCAACGGCGAAAAGCATCTCGACGTACCCGTCACCGTCGTCAGAATGGCCAACTACCAACGCGGCCTTTGGTACGACGCCACGGGCATTCCCTGGGTACGTCCATCACCTAACCTCGTCTCGGTCGAAGCCTCCGCCACCTACCCCGGTGTGGAGCTTCTCCAGTACTCCAACTTCTCCGTCGGTCGAGGCACGCCCACGCCCTTCCTCATCGTCGGCTCTCCTTTAATTCCCACCGATGAAGCCGCCCAAAAGCTCGCTGATGCATTGAACGCACGTCACATCTCCGGCGTCCAGTTTGAGCCCATCAGCTTCACGCCCACTGCCCCTTATCCAGGGGCAGGCAAACTCTGCCACGGCGTCCACATCACCGTCACTGATCGCTCGCGCATCGACGCTCCTGAGCTCGGCATCGAACTTATTTCCGTCATTCATAGCCAATTCCCCATCGCCTTCAAGACGGACCGTCTCGGCAGAATCGGCGGCAACCAAGCCACTCAGGATGCCATCATGGCCGATACCGATCCCCGGAAGATCGCCGCCATGTGGGAAGACGATCTTTTCGCCTACCGTCAGATTCGGGCGAAGTATTTGCTTTATGGATTCCTACCGTCGGGAAAGTAG